The following DNA comes from Poecilia reticulata strain Guanapo linkage group LG5, Guppy_female_1.0+MT, whole genome shotgun sequence.
AATTTAATCAAATACGTGAAGTTTGTGgcttaaagacaaaataagaaaaaagttgaaaaagtaAGAATACTTTTACAACACATATAAACACTCTGCAGTACGTTATTAACAGTTGTTCAGCCTTCAACTGCATAAAACATGACGAGAAACAGACGACATGCAGCCACAAACATTTACGTAACAGCAGACCGCATGAGCACAGAGTTGCCATCTAAACGTCCTCCATGGATGCCGTTAAGCTGCCCGTTAATGTAGCTTAAGAAGCCTTACCTTTTTAACTGGTTTGTGAGTGGGCACAGCGCTGAACACCGACGACAACTCTCCCATGTTAATTTCGCTGTTCTTGCTCACGGTCATGGCTGAATATTTTTCCGCAACATTTTCGCTCTCCTTCACTTCTTTGCTCGCCTGCTTCACCTCCGGTTTCGCATCCCCGGCTGTCTCGGACATGTTGGCAGCAGTGAAACCTTACCTGGACAGAAATACAACGACCGCTGAAGTAACGAGGTGAGCAAACGTTAAATGTCCTAGGCTTCTGCTGCTACTACTAGCTGCTCGCTGTTCAAAGGAGGGCGGAAGGGAGGCTTTTATGGTTTacgacattaaaaaaaactcggTAAACTatattaatagtaaataatatgTGACTGACTTTGGCTTGGAGATGAAAAATATCTTTATGTATCCAGTTTGGTTGCGTAGGCAGTGTCCGTGCTGTTTCCCTTCTGACTCAACAGTCACCTGGCTGAGAAACTTTGTGGGCAGCTACTAACAGACTGCCGGGGCGTGTCGTGCGTGAGGACGCCTTCACTGTAACTGGGAAAACAGAATTATACAAAGATGGCGTTTTATTTAcgtgttgtgttttgtttttagttaacaatttttttttttttaccagaaatattttcatactGCCCgtaacattaaattaatttagaatAAACATAGAGAGTAACATGTCACTCTCTACATGCAATCTACGTTGTTCTCGTGTTCTAACTgataaaatgtatcaaaattccgtacacaaaataattcattttaagtaTCCGTTTGTAGTCATTTGCATACCATGCCGTTACACCAGAAGATAGTAGCAcgtacagacagacagataaaagaaaacattatcaTAGAGTGATGGCTTTGTCTGAGCGCATGGTGTAAATAATTTAGATGCAATAATGGTGAAGAAGATGTCTGCAATATTTGCAGACATTATCTCCAACAGACAGTTCTGGGCCGCATTGTTAGGGTCACTAATAGTGAGTCAATttgccatttaaaaataaaggatttgtttttgtttgtttgttttgcttttattgaaaatgttacattaccttgtttttattgcaaataccATAAATCAGAGTGAAATACATTTAgaataaaagaaagcaaaaatatttccaatttaCATGTTTGCGTTCtttaattgtaataataataataataataataataataataataataataataataataataataataataaataatgacacgATGTATTCATGTGTTCATTGAGAATTTAGTTAGTAATTGGAGactatttaaatctaaatgaaacTGGTTACtaaatctaaaagaaaagtaaaaaataattataaagaaCAGCATTCGATCCTTAAAATGcaactttgaaaatgtgtgtattGGCAAGTGATTTGACTGTGGattgttttgtgaaaatttaCATACAAGATACATTAAAAAAGCAatgcaggaaaacaaatgaaaaccacCACAACCGCATATAATTTGAAGTTAATGACACCCTGATGTTTTTTCAGATGGTCTGTGGGAGTcataattaaacaattaaaaacaaacctaaaaacaatttaactgcagtttttttttaccatagtACTTGTAATCATTTCAACACCTTCTTATTGTGGACCGATTTTGAGCTAGAGTCGAATCCTAtggtctgcaacctttacatCTGAAATTTGTCCTTTGACTGAGGACAAAGGACAGGGTCTGAACAAGTTGATTAAAACTTGTTCAGACCCTGGAAGGTTACCGGACCTTTTAGAATATACACCCAGATGAGttcttttttgtcaaattaaaagcacCTTTTGAAAATAGGTACCATAATAGCCACTTAAattttttgaaatgcttttgaaaacatgtttgtttttaaaaatagtttttatattggtctgatgtaatataaATTTTTAAGCGGGAAATCAtaactaacagaaataaaggtttttaaacatccatctgtgtgcaATGAACctatttaatgtgtttcacaTAGTGCTTAAGTTTCTGGGATAAGTtagcttttcaataatattctaatttattgaatgtgttTTAGCACATTCCcatgtgttaaaaataacagataaaGATGTTACTTTTAAAGAACCATCATTTTAatcatatattttaatttttttaaaagaaaaacttaaaacttttgcaattgaactgaatatgttttagtcacatagttttaaaattaatgacaAGAATAACTGGTATAAAATAGATTGTCTTTATGTTGTGGATATTCAATGCAATTACTCCATAAAAAAACGGACAAACTACTAAAACCTGCATATGTTTTTATATCagcatttatctttttaatatttaaccaaAGTTTTTAAGGGTAGTTTTTCAAGGTCCAAGGTCCAAAGAGCCAGATGAGCCTCAGAGCTGCAGATTGCTGACCAGatttgtaacaaaaatgttgaaacagcGCCACATCTACAGTCGTCTTAACTTTGTGGCCAAACGTGGTATTTAATTTCCGAAATATCTGAAATTTCGAGAACAAACCTTAATTGAATATTCAGGATTGTATTTGTAATACATAAGTATTTTCACATTAGCTAATTTGTAAGAAAGAATCTTGAGAGAAAAGTATAACACGGAAGGCCCGCCCTACCGGAAACAGCGTTCTGGCGGCTAAGCTACACACAAACGTCCTTTCCGACACGCCATTTTCCGTCGACTTCCGAGAGGAGCACGTCTGCGGTGGAGACGCTGAAACTTTAATCTGCAAGCTGCATTAAATACGGTACAGTTTGTGCATAACGTGTTCTTGTAAATCCCGCGGAGTcacatctaaaatattattttggttAGCGTCATCGTACCGCCtcagctttgtgtgtttttattgttcgGTTTCTGCGGCTGTTAGCGCCGCTTCTACGAGTAGGCCTCGAAAAAGCGACAGCCATTTTAGCGATTCTTTTGAACACATTCGTCGTGTAATCTGCATcgagttttcactttttaaaatgcaacatattgATCTGGATTTTAATTAAGAAGTGAtttcattaaatgtaatttaaggcTAGTTCGTGTAGGATCTAAGTACGTTACTGGTCAGCATCAACTGTAGTTGAGGTAGAAAACTGGGTCATGCTGTCGAGGGTAGAGCATGCAAATTAATGGTATTTGGCCTCTTTAGTCGATGAAATACTTTGATTTTAAGCGTGTTCGTAAATAATGGACTAAAACTgaatataaagaaacaaaacgtGTTATTGGCTTTCGATGTAATATTTAAGactgttttgctgcttttgttgaATCTGAAGCGTAGTTTGTTGAAACTTGTAGGTTTGATTgaggtttttaaatattacccagttttagattaatttctcCACCTAAAAACATCGAAGCaaacttgtgtctttatgaaaAAGATTTTCACACATGGCAAACTAAACATTAAAGCATCTTTAGTTTAGAGTTGAACAATCCAGTCcagatttttcatgttttaatctaAAGTTAAACCAATataattcagatttattaaaaGTATGTGATATGCCgtgggttttgtgtttttttattgttattttagtGATAGGGCAGTTCAgcacagctgtttttttatgaattgtaCTTACTGCTGCTTttataatctgtttttctttatttcagatCCAGCCATGCATCGGGACTGTCCCCTCGACTGTAAGGTTTATGTCGGAAATCTGGGAAACAATGGAAACAAGACGGAGCTGGAGAGGGCCTTTGGCTACTACGGCCCCCTGCGCAGTGTGTGGGTGGCCAGGAATCCCCCGGGTTTTGCCTTTGTTGAGTTTGAAGATCCCAGAGATGCGACTGATGCCGTGCGTGAGTTAGATGGAAGGTGGGTCACGATGCGCGTCTCTCAAACCATAATTACAAAAGCATGGAAACAGGTTGGACTTGTGCTACATGCCATTACTCACAGCTTGATTGGTTTGTAGAACACTTTGTGGTTGCCGGGTGCGAGTGGAACTGTCCAACGGTGAGAAGCGCAGTCGCACCCGCGGTGCACCTCCCTCGTGGGGCAGGCGCATTCGAGATCGAGACGATTACCGGCGGCGCAGCCCACCGCAGAGGCGAAGGTGACCTACATCTTGATATTGTTCTCAATATtatgtgtttgcatttttctctgTGAGTTACTCTTTCGTTTCTCCTATTGGCAGTATTTTTCCTGATAAGTGATTGTGGTTTTCCATTCTAGGCTTCTGTagagccttttttttcctgctgagcTTACATTGGTGACTGTTGCGCTTTctaaagcttgttttaaatttgatcaaaaatgaTATCTAAAACAGATTAGTAGCAATAGTAGCAGGACCTTCCTTCTCTCCTGTCTACTACAAAATTCCTCATTAGAATGGCACGCACGGCATTGAGTTTTGCTTTAAGCATCAATGCTCCTTTTGTTGTGTACACTCCTACTACTAGCTTCTTTACAGTGGCAAAATAGGTATTTGAAAACCGGTTTAGgctcttatttaaaaagaatagtTTAACCTGTTTTACaaatttgggggggggggtgtgaAAGtggcaaatgtgtttttttttttttttttttccttcttgtttgaggatgttttttacttttcatctataTTAATAAGAATGAAACCCGTTGCAGAGCCACCACCATGCCTCTTCTCACCACCCTCTGAGTCAGTCAACTAGTCCTCTTTCAGCATCATGTGACTGCTGACCATCGTGCCCCAATCAGCTTGGCTGGTGCTGTCACATGACCCGGGCATGGCCAGTCGTCAGGTTGCACCAGCCCATTGGTTCCTCAGCATGCCGTTCtcaacctcctcctccttcagccTTTAACCAAACGGCAGCGGCCTACCTCTCATTCCCGACCAATCAGCGTATTATGTTTCCAAAAGTCTACACTCCACCAGCAGCAGCCTGCAGCTTACCAATTAAAGCAGGAATAAAGCCACAAGCAGCCCCCATCTGCCTGCCAACTTATCACCTTGCAGCATCTGGCCAGTCTCATTCAGCCAATTCTACCCACCCGGCCGACAGTCTGCCTCCCTTTCGTCATTTCTAGCTTGTTGAAATCCAAAAATACTAGTAAGTTTTCCTGCTTCATTCAGTACACTGCAGATTACAGTTTTAACAGTGAAGACACAGCTGGTTGAAGAggttattctttatttttctcattcatagctttattttgttgtcCACAACTTTTGTAgtcgtttgttttgttttcttccaaatgGGTGTGGTACAATATCAAATCTCTGGaacttgtttcatgttttcagagctttgatatgcatatatatatataatcacaCAATTAAAACACACTTCAGATTCCCCAATGACTTTCAAATCTCTTGGGTCATTGGGATTTTagctggttgtttctgacagaaatgCCCTCAATTTGTCAAGGTGCCACTTTAAGTGCAGTGGACCAGTTTCATACAGATGGCAGCCCCTTAATGTTTCAGTTTCCCCCCACGTGGGCCCGGTCACAGAGAGAATAATTGTCcaattttataaacttttttttttttaaaagcacaccTTACAAACTGGActaaatttcacatttaaccGAATTGTACTGTAGAATAGTTGAGAGGGAATTCTTAAGTGTCTGCCACCTTTATGTGCTCGGTTTGTTGCCAGTGACTGTAAATTGTTTCCCTTTAAGTAACTGAAATAGACAAAGGGCTGTGCTGAGGTAACCCAGGATAGTAGGACTATAATAATTTGCAGTTCTGCAGGTTAATCGGTCAATTTGTCCTTGTTTTTAAACACTTGTATTTCTCTTGCGCAGATCCCCTCGCAGGCGAAGCTTCAGCCGCAGCCGAAGCAGGTTCGTCAGCTCCTACATTTACCTCTTTTAAACTCATTTGTGAATCCTAATAGGATATTTCAAGTACTCTGAACTGAAAGTTGAATGGTGTATGAAAGCATTCGTTGTGGGCTGAATTTTGTCAGGTTGTATTTGCATGGAAGCCTGGGAACGCCCATTATTCAAAACTGCTAACTTAACCACAAACAATACATTGTACCTTTTActtccatttttaaatgaaatgacacCAGGTGAGCTACCAGAGTCACCAGAAACATGAAACTTGTTTTGCTTGaatctttttctgattttattttccaggtcTTTGTCAAGAgacaggaggagagagaggtCCCTCTCCCGGGACAGGAACCATAAGCCTTCCAGGTCCTTCTCTCGTTCTAGAAGGTATTAGTACTTTGCCTTATGTTTTGCCATATAGTCCAGTAGAGGTGGGCTGAATTTTactgcaatattttgtggtactattgcaATAGCGATaaaatttatgataaaaaaaaaaacgatttattcgttaggttttttttaggtCATAGCACCAGAAACAAATACTGTTCTTAAAAAACTTTCCCATTACAAACGGGCTTCTTCAAATTGccatttacatatttatgtcaATATACTTAATTTGAATTTATcaagaaaatcataaaagtcCAGAGATTTCTTAGGTTGCGGTGATGTGAGCTGAATTAATGAAACTCCTTAAATTTGCTGTTTTCTCAGGATTATTAGCTGGAATTATTTGCCATTCTTACagcattttcatattttgtcatgttacaatcacaaactctGTGGTTTGtgtgatgaaacaacacaaaattgtgcataattgtgaaagtaaaacaaacaaaaaaacatggaagaacCTGCTCTGATCCCATGAAACCAAAACTAAGCATTTTATGCTGCAGGAAAATCGCTGTTGTAAAATTAATATCACACATAACTCTGACCTCATGACTCCCACGGTGTCATGTGGTGCTGCCAAGCACTACAGTGTGTGGAGGTTTTTCTTTATCAGGGACTGGAAAACTGGTTGGAGTTAATGGGAACATGGATGAAGCTTAATGAGCTTAAAAGCAGCCTCTAATACCACTGAGGTTGTGTTGGTTTGCAAAGGATGGGCTGACATTTCACTCTGCAGATACACAGAGCTAATAGAGACACACCCAAAAGGCCTGCAGCTGTAGACGCTGCACAAAGTGGAAAAGGCTAAagtctaaatatatttttgcaaagttctTTACATTGTTAGCTGCTTGCATGACAAGTTTgggatattttttgtttatttttgtacatgttGTCACCCCGTATCATTAACATTTCCCCTCTTCACCCCACAGCCGCTCCAGGTCTACTGAAAGAAGATAGAGGAGTCAAGTCAGGTTTAAAGGGAGCTGCAGATGAACGTTTTTACAGGCTCTGCCATTTCATATGATGGACTCCAGCATCGATGTGCgatcgtttctttttttttgtttcttttttttttgtttttattttaacacgCCTTTTAGTGTccctccttttcttttgttatgaCTTGTCTTCAAACACACGGAGTGGGCGCGTGCAGGTGTAACGCCTCATCGCTGTCACCAACGCGCCACGTTTTGATGATCCTGACACAGTCGTCGTCCCTCCCTGCATTCCAGATTTAATCTAAGCTTTTGGTTCATGTCCATGAATGTACTGTGTAGTTTGACGTTGTGTCAGTAGTTTGTCATTTTCACTGTGCAACAGCAAGAAAAGactttggggggaaaaagtgaataatttcccccttttgattgtgtttttgatttgctACTTCCCCACATCTGTTAATGGTTGGTTATCCTTGTTGAAGAAGcagaatttttgcatttttttttttgaaactgtAGTGAACTCAAGTCAAGGTTTGCATATTAGGTTTTACATAGTtgatcttttgttttgtgtactGGTCCTTCAATTAAAATACCTGTTGGTTAAAAATGAGTTGTCAGTTTGGATtgatttatttacctttttgaTACAAATACTGACAAATGCATACccttcacaaacaaaaatacacatccATATGACCGGGGCAGCTCAAACATTTCTCAACTTTTTCTACCTTGGTTTTAGTGGGGCAAACATCCTGAAGCatgtttggtatttttaaattgaacagCTAATGCAAAGCTAGAATAACAGAGATATTGATTAatgttaaacataatttaagaCATGACttcaaatctaattttatttgtatagcacatttaggcagcaaggcatttcaaagtgctttacataattaaaataaaaacagcatgtgacattgaataaactgtgagagatttttaaagataaaaacattaaaacccgcgctccttttaggacttcagttaaacgtcgtttaactgggactcttaaccctctgggacttcagtcaaaaacaccgtttgacaaggactccaacctctaggttcctagttgaacgccgtcaactgggactataaaccccgtaggactttagttaaacgtcgtttaactgggacgttttccggggggctttgcATCATTAAAACGGAAAcggaaagagaaataaaaaagtaaagataaagattttttaaaaagaagaaaagattaaaaaggtaaaaacataaaaataaaagattaatggTTTCTTACCAGCAAATCTGTTCATATTATAAATCATTTCTGctcacaaatgtgtttttctctacAGCACATTGACTCGTGCTTTGAATTAAGTCACTTTTCTAAAGACATTTTGAACTCTTTAAAATGAACGAGTCACTACTTCAACTCATTCTCATTCTTGCCACAAGAGGGCGCCGTCGGAGCACGATATGAACCACATGCGTCATCTCTGGAGATGATTTATCTGTCACATCAGTCTCCTTATCAATGTTTGTACCAGTaggaaaagctttttattgaaTAGTCCTGCCACCATGAGCTTCTGGAGGTTTTGATTTACATGCCGTCAACAAACGAATTCAAAGAATATAATGGTTGATATTATAAATTAATGCCttccatccatttattttctttggcttTTCTGGGAGGCGACattatcagaaaacaaacaggaatgTGCGCAAATCTTTATATTCTGAattctaataaaacattttccattacaaatgtttgcaaatattCATCTATGCTCTGCTAATgtcttaaaaacacaatttcacaaatgcagttgtttccattaaataagaaattaaagtcACAAATGAATACGCTTTTTGATAGGATAAGGCATCAAATATCGTGGCAGCAACAAATGTGTTAACagatttaacacatttttggtggccttaggatcgcatctctgctttgtgcggatgatgtggtcctgttggcttcatcagaccgtgatctgcagctctcactggagcggttYGCAGCYgagtgtgaagcggccgggatgaggctcagtgcctccaaatccaagGCCATGTTCTTGAGCCAGAAAAGGGCAGAGTGCCTTCTCCAGGTCAgtggggtcgtcctgcctcaagtggaggagtttaagtatctcgggatcaggcacgtgcagaggggggagctgggggtgcttgagcacctgccctttttgctccttgcccccaagtgcccttttggtgcCCTTttagaactactgagcgggaggagacagccaggtgaggaaaaactgttcttattgatcgattcagtatttttgtcatacagacattaggctgttgttgttgtgctattagctagctgctagctaacgtctttgctagcaaagctagataactaaaaagcttctcccctgtgtcgttaatgatatcagtaattccttagtattgcttatgcaataagggcacatcgcccatccaaaaccgatcatctccataatggatatttgtccgatcttctaatttcctttgctgcataatgtacatttcatttattctggccttaggtaaatgtatcttgaaggagaataacacttaaataaaagtccaacaaggatattcatttagaattaaaaataactcaccctgaattaccatgatagatataatgaatgtaataaaagtgtgtcattaatgaaggggaaaaaaactcaacccagagttttaagtttagggtctggttcgcagagtatgaagttaaagttgtttcccaattattcaatggaaaaaaataactaacctcagttaagtgaaataaaattgtaatcaaaacttttggaattgtaatgattcctttaaagaaaaagttttgtttaaaagactttttaaattaaataactaatttttaccaaacataaacatttatttgcacacatcaagATGTCATTTGAGAATAACAAGCAAAACGTTgagtaacaaacaaaaacttagagtagcaagaaaatatttcagacaagcgcaaataagtttgttttgcaaaaaagaaagtgtcacagctgctgctgagcttTAACCACTCACACCTGATCGTCATCACCCGGATCCCCAGCTGCTGCCATATAAGGACTGATCTTCCCCCTGCATGGCGTCAGATTGTTGTGAAACCCTCAGCGGTAACACTTTCAGGCCTGCTGTAGTAACTTGAGCTAACTGCCTAGTAACTAACCTGTCTGTCTCTTCCTTCTGCCTAGTTGCCTCTCCTGTCCCCGATCCTGACACCCACCTCTGGTTTTGGACCTCCCGGCTTCGACCTCCTGTCTGTCTGACCCTGAGACCTAGAACCTGTTTGACCTGGATTTAGACCCGCTGGCTCTAACCCCCCTGTCTGTCTGACCCCGAGATCTGGAATTCCCTGACCCTGATTTGGATTCCCTGGTTCTGACCCCGGCCTGTCTGACCAAGAAATAGTTTATCTCCTAAATAAACACCAGTTTTTGTATTCGCTGTTCAGTCCCTGCGTCCATCAGTTCCTGAACGTGTCAGAAaattaacttcatgagtcaaaaatgtgtgattttaattttttttaaagttttttttaagcaaaactcagtaggcttttctcgtggtgacatacattaacaattcaatttttgcttttgttttttttttttttctgcagttccacaataaagtttgatgcagctctgctttcctgaatggaccatcttcatctccactgcagcaaatgggcagctctttttttatagattacagtccactaaaaggttgcattgtgcccttgtttatatttttaatagtgtaattctgtaaagacaaaatatgtaaatcagagctacatatcttgctaaattgcgggtttgaatatggcaatactttcctataacaaaatagacctgcagaaagaaattactaaaaaaatatcttacataggcagtgttatgctctatatggagatgttcattagctttgattgtacatgtcacatttttgtattttatcattgtttattaaactctgaaagctgtgtggctttgttaatattctgtcctaaaatgcagttagatgtgccttttttgttgttgagcacttgtcccttta
Coding sequences within:
- the srsf3b gene encoding serine/arginine-rich splicing factor 3b, encoding MHRDCPLDCKVYVGNLGNNGNKTELERAFGYYGPLRSVWVARNPPGFAFVEFEDPRDATDAVRELDGRTLCGCRVRVELSNGEKRSRTRGAPPSWGRRIRDRDDYRRRSPPQRRRSPRRRSFSRSRSRSLSRDRRRERSLSRDRNHKPSRSFSRSRSRSRSTERR